In Drosophila ananassae strain 14024-0371.13 chromosome Y unlocalized genomic scaffold, ASM1763931v2 tig00000193, whole genome shotgun sequence, the sequence GACATACCTTTTAGGATGACACTGGGATGTTGTACATTATTCCACTGCTGGTGCAACCTCTGCGAGTACAATCTTATTCTGTCAGTGTACTCCTGGTGCTCCAGGCTATGGCAGTCCATGGCACCAACATTGATCATGTTTCTAGGAggaaaaaatcattagtataGGTCTCAATCCATATTCCTATTGTGAAAGATATTGGATACCCATTCCAGGGCACAACAAGATAACATTGTGGTGACTAGTCATTAAAATGTGTGTAAACAAACAAGTGGACACCGAAATCGGGTGCCCCCTCCACTTATTAACCCGATAGGGAGTCGTATAAGTTCCTATCTGTCGTAACAATCATCTAAATCAAAGTGAAATACCCTATAAGGGTAAATTGGTGCCCTATCGGAAACAAAAGGGGTGCATAACAACTGCGTACATGGCTGTATTTTGAACCAATCTGGACAGAGCGGTCTGGTCATCTTTCTTGGGTAGTGAGTGGGCATAGTCGTTGCTCAGGCCATCCGAGTTGCTCCTCCGGAAGGCCGGGCTGTGGTTCACGGGGTCTACTAGTAGGTGTGTCCTGTCGTTTGATTCGTTCGGCTACAAGGGCAAGAAACAACATAAAGATAGAGGGAATTCCACATCGAAGCTAAGCTGGTGACCCACCTGAGCCCCCGTGTCCTCGGTGCATTGCCAGCAGTTGCAGATCGAGGCCAGGTAATTCCAAACGGAGTGAATATTATCCATTTTTAATGTAATTTTAATGCAGTTGttgataataaaaataataatttcacgTTTCACAACACTGTTCCTAAATATCGATAATTACATCTTTAGCGCCATCTATTGGACACATAAGAAATTGAATATCGAAAAACTGCATCGCAAAACAATTTTATGCTAgaaactaatttatttataaataaataacttaaaataacTTCTTAAGTTATGGAATTTGTAGAATTGTGAACCAACTTAAATAAATACTTAATATTTTAGATTTGCACGTGCGCTTTCTcaatgaaggccttcatctAAAAATGATTAAAGTTTAGATTTATTTAGGAATAATCTATAAATAATCTTACTTGAGCTGATCGATATCaacagacggcgcaatatttaaaaatgttcttAAAAAAATGTCTTTTATCAGGTTCAAAATATTTCTCcatatttttgcattttaatttaaaaatttagaCTAGATTTAGACCTAAGCAAAAAAATGAATACAATTTAATTCAAAGAACctaaaagttatttttaaagaatggTTTTTTGTCAACAGCAAagaatatttaagaaactCATATATATcacattttccattttaaagAAGTTGTATATTTCCTCTTTCCTTTTTTGACCACAGAGACAGAAAAATTCATGAAGTTGTCGGTCTTGTAGGACACTGCCTCATTCCAGGAAGGATATTTATCAGGAATTTTCCTTCGTGCCAATCAAATGAATTGGGCTGCATGTTTTTAATTGTGTCGCTCGCGTCAAATGACGAAGCAGCGGAATACATCACACCCGTCCACTGGAACGCCCTTAAGTCAACGATGCCGTTAACTATGATGGCGAGAGCATCGAGGCGGAAACACGAATTCATTGCCGAGGTTGCTAGACATGGGGGAACATGTGTGTGCCCCTGCCGGGATGATTCCTCCCCACTTCGTTCACGCCTGGGGAGGATCCTACGGATCCTTGTTTCTGTTCCATTGCACGCTGTTGAGAATTACacaacaattttttgaaaatttaaccCAAAATATGTTGACATGCGGTAGatatttaatgttttaaaacCCAATTTTACCAATATTGTGGaagaatttttattataataattatgtTAATAAGTTTAAAAGTCTGTACGTTTTTTTTACAGTGTTTTTGGCATCAGCCATTCAGGCAGACGACCCCACACTCTCGCCTGTAAATTGTAACTTCATTTTGGCGGCAATGCTCTTCGCTTTTGTTTCCGTTCTGGGGCACCGGAAGCCGACGCACAAATTTCATAACTGCCACAAGGAACAGCTTCACATCGGATTCAATTATCCTCCACATGAACAGGGAACCCGGCAGGATATCGATCAGTAAAGGCATACATATGTCTGTTTGTTATCTAGAAACCTTTCGCTGTTCTTCTCGTACCCTAACACACagatttttcaataaataaatatttacctGAGCGTTTCTCCGAAATAATGTGACTTTGGCAGAGCtgaaatgtatatatttaatttttaccCAGACCGTAGGTACATTTAAAGAGCATTTCGGTATTCTGTCTTCAGTTAGAATCCTCagttacttatttatttaattttatggcaTTTCACAGTTCAATTTCTGCCAGCTAAATTGCTCTGACGCGACTTGTCGCTCTGCCACATCCTGTAAGGATCTGTGAGCGAAAAAAGGAATCGCTACCACATTAGCAATTTAATGAACCCCCACAAAGCAGTTTGCCACTTGATTGCCTGCGGCTTGCCTCATGTCTTGCCTGATTGGATTCAGTTGGTGTTTTATCTATCCACGGTGTAGACTGTTGAGCGTTAATGGCCACGCCCACAGCTCAGGTCTGCAGTCCTCCGGCCAGGATACTGCCGCCCATTG encodes:
- the LOC116655409 gene encoding uncharacterized protein LOC116655409 is translated as MDNIHSVWNYLASICNCWQCTEDTGAQPNESNDRTHLLVDPVNHSPAFRRSNSDGLSNDYAHSLPKKDDQTALSRLVQNTAINMINVGAMDCHSLEHQEYTDRIRLYSQRLHQQWNNVQHPSVILKGLLKDVPSHQFYLAKPLYAEDSAQMKAFIEKAHVSEAVVVPFRIP